Proteins encoded by one window of Aphidius gifuensis isolate YNYX2018 linkage group LG2, ASM1490517v1, whole genome shotgun sequence:
- the LOC122848621 gene encoding uncharacterized protein DDB_G0288805-like isoform X7, with the protein MVMSRDTTISTNIRAIIEQLNFNPVERRRRLIDRNNETTKIRPVSLPAKITIGVYGCRDNNVDLKSTIIRNNNNDVKKMKNINIIEFKNDDFNNTNLIFSNNNNIKDDNNIIDKEKRNFNNRIISNGGKVTIGIWGMNNNSNSNSNNKDEKIMMEKHSDGFFGSRLKKAEMRQRKPIDKIHVVEVTRVSEGVEENNSHKLKGELPELESASLSHNAAHHRISVRPKNRRPPKRTAITNNISLSTTISETSEVSDSLDLFTPIGGSSPIDIKAPTILRKSSSNESKKSDRNSDIYDELETKLLSKKQTSIVSLSPDSLDSGIAKTMIDSSELDDSCEIKPVSRKQSNRISKGSDIFDELESKLPKKRLSSSRLSSKSPDSLESSYSKSIDAFDKYFDQDNKITSGNKSPVRVLQTSMSMSTSTDAFDTLTKAIDVKSMPRKLSNTVSKSTDNFDKSNESTDETQSNVGRKLLLPMTKSSADHVVSKSIDSLEILEKLMNDNSIERRRSSFDIHTKRGRQAISMSSENFEILNEGSLYIQKHSSASDVNLSRGKRHKIISKSIDSLEVVDTINKKNNKNCINMDIDKSNWRLSSKNIVSSSDSSDNIEQDDKIDNEKIRKPPKRIPSSSRTDIYSINNNYHDNDKKPTLMRKPSRLQKKSESSELGSTDTLNSDKKNKSFDSTETLDSLEKDLDQEKMMDNHVITYDDDDDQNNIEKLDNKNESWINSNDPESPNANGNHDKPYWRQNSETKENIDIHQLFAITSIVNGNNQRNNSIQYSGKKSPPTSPVTKQDDNKILYNSLIVNQNDDDLQNILNGNISEVLTTTKSFKEKLKMFERLGK; encoded by the exons atggtcaTGTCAAGAGACACAACAATATCCACGAATATTCGTGCAATtattgaacaattaaattttaatccaGTCGAACGACGACGTAGATTAATTGATCGtaataatgaaacaacaaaaattcgACCAGTCAGTTTACCAGCTAAAATAACAATTGGAGTTTATGGATGTCgtgataataatgttgatttaaaatcaacaataatacgtaataataataatgatgttaaaaaaatgaaaaatattaatattattgaatttaaaaatgatgattttaataatacaaatttaatattttctaataataataatattaaagatgataataatattattgataaagaaaaaagaaattttaataatagaatTATTAGTAATGGGGGTAAAGTTACTATTGGAATTTGgggaatgaataataatagtaatagtaatagtaataataaagatgaaaaaattatgatggaAAAACATAGTGATGGATTTTTTGGATCCAGACTGAAGAAAGCTGAGATGAGACAAAGAAaaccaattgataaaattcatgTAGTTGAG gTAACGAGGGTATCAGAAGgagttgaagaaaataatagcCACAAATTAAAAGGAGAATTAc cGGAATTGGAGAGTGCAAGTCTGAGTCACAATGCAGCCCACCATCGTATATCAGTACGTCCAAAGAATCGTCGCCCACCAAAAAGAACAGCTATCACAAATAACatatcattatcaacaacaatatcagAGACATCTGAAGTATCTGATAGTCTTGATTTATTTACACCAATTGGTGGAAGTTCACCAATTGATATTAAAGCACCAACAATACTTCGTAAATCATCAAGTAATGAATCGAAAAAATCAGATAGAAATTCCGATATTTATGATGAGCtagaaacaaaattattatcaaaaaaacaaacaagtatTGTATCATTATCACCAGATAGTTTAGATTCTGGTATTGCTAAAACAATGATTGACAGTTCTGAGCTTGATGATAGCTGTGAAATAAAACCAGTATCACGTAAACAATCAAATAGAATATCAAAAGGTTCAgatatatttgatgaattagAATCaaaattgccaaaaaaaagattatcaaGTTCaagattatcatcaaaatcaccGGATAGTCTTGAAAGTTCATattcaaaatcaattgatgcttttgataaatattttgatcaagataataaaataacatcagGTAATAAATCACCAGTAAGAGTATTACAAACATCAATGTCAATGTCAACATCAACTGATGCATTTGATACACTAACTAAAGCTATTGATGTAAAATCAATGccaagaaaattatcaaatactgTATCAAAATCaactgataattttgataaatcaaatgaatctACTGATGAAACACAAAGTAATGTTGgacgtaaattattattaccaatgACAAAATCATCAGCAGATCATGTTGTATCAAAATCAATAGACAGTTTGGagatacttgaaaaattaatgaatgataattcaattgaacGAAGAAGATCAAGTTTTGATATACATACTAAACGTGGAAGACAAGCAATATCAATGTCAtcagaaaattttgaaatattaaatgagGGCTCATTGTATATTCAAAAACACAGTAGTGCATCAgatgttaatttatcaagagGCAAACGACATAAgataatatcaaaatcaatTGACAGTCTTGAAGTTGttgatacaattaataaaaaaaataataaaaattgtattaatatggatattgataaatcaaattggcgtttatcatcaaaaaatattgtttcatCATCAGATAGCTCTGATAATATTGAAcaagatgataaaattgataatgaaaaaattcgtAAACCTCCAAAGAGAATACCAAGTTCTAGTCGTActgatatttattcaataaataataattatcatgataatgacaaaaaaCCAACACTCATGAGAAAACCATCacgtttacaaaaaaaatcagaaagtTCAGAGCTTGGTAGTACTGATACATTAaattctgataaaaaaaataaatcatttgacaGTACAGAGACTCTTGACAGTTTGGAAAAAGATttggatcaagaaaaaatgatggatAATCATGTGATAacatatgatgatgatgatgaccagaataatattgaaaaacttgataataaaaat gaATCTTGGATAAATTCAAATGATCCTGAATCACCAAATGCAAATGGAAATCATGATAAACCATATTGGCGACAAAATTCtgagacaaaagaaaatattgatattcatcaattatttgcAATAACATCAATTGTCAATGGCAATAATCAACGTAACAATTCAATTCAATATAGTGGTAAAAAATCACCACCAACATCACCAGTTACTAAACAAgatgacaataaaatattatataacagtttaattgtcaatcaaaatgatgatgatttacaaaatattttaaatggtaATATATCTGAAgttttaacaacaacaaaaagttttaaagaaaaattaaaaatgtttgagCGGCTTGGCAAGTAA
- the LOC122848626 gene encoding glucosidase 2 subunit beta isoform X1 has translation MITYLSLISISAVMVLSLELSHVAGSQIPRVRGIPFDKNSLYNPDTFTGCLDGSKKIPFKQVNDDYCDCPDGSDEPGTSACSNGLFHCQNHGHESKDISSSLVNDGVCDCCDASDEYNGKINCQNNCMQLGKEAHAEREKKAALFKEGEELRGQMIKRGKELEIENNEKLAEIRVNFKESESIKIEKERIKLEAEEKESVILEKYKKIEAEKNPVPPIEVSKEHDAEEYFRMLDTDESGTIDLHEMTSKLIFDRDGNGIVSEEEAMYFLGNQDQPNVEEFIYKAWDNIKPIIMKEQGLFVPPAQATPEDPAANVPQDEMKDDEAHDNDETHDDDDEAHEDDDDDTHEEAEKEPEPEVKYTEEEQAIINEAEQSRIEYQKAEKDVMDLQNELRSLEQKVERDYGEDNVFASMDGECYQYTDLEYVYSLCMFGRTTQSSKMGGSEVNLGHWNSWTGPDNNKYSKMKYTNGLTCWNGPARTVDVELICGKENKLIGVGEPSRCEYSMIFTTPALCHASSHHDDETRDEL, from the exons atgataacctatttatcattaatatcaatatcagCAGTGATGGTGCTATCACTAGAATTGAGCCACGTAGCCGGTAGCCAAATACCGAGAGTACGTGGTATaccatttgataaaaattcactTTATAATCCTGATACATTTACTGGATGTCTTGATGgtagtaaaaaaataccatttaaacaagttaatgatgattattgtgATTGTCCTGATGGTAGTGATGAACCAGGTACATCTGCATGTTCAAATGGATTATTTCATTGTCAAAATCATGGACATGAATCAAAGGATATATCATCAAGTCTTGTTAATGATGGTGTTTGTGATTGTTGTGATGCAAGTGATGAATATAatggtaaaattaattgtcaaaataattgtatGCAACTTGGTAAAGAAGCTCATGCTGaacgtgaaaaaaaagcaGCATTATTTAAGGAAGGTGAAGAATTACGTGGACAAATGATAAAACGTGGTAAAGaacttgaaattgaaaataatgaaaaattagctgaaataagagttaattttaaagaatcagaatcaattaaaattgaaaaagaacgTATTAAACTTGAagctgaagaaaaagaaagtgttatacttgaaaaatataaaaaaattgaagctgAAAAAAATCCAGTACCACCAATTGAAGTATCAAAAGAACATGATGCTGAAGAATATTTTAGAATGCTTGATACTGATGAAAGTGGTACAATTGATCTTCATGAAATgacatcaaaattaatatttgatcgTGATGGTAATGGTATTGTTTCTGAAGAAGAAGCTATGTATTTTTTGGGTAATCAAGATCAGCCAAATGTTGAAGAATTCATTTACAAAGCATGGGATAATATCAAGCCAATTATTATGAAAGAACAAG GTTTATTTGTTCCACCAGCTCAAGCAACACCTGAAGACCCTGCTGCTAATGTACCACAAGATGAAATGAAAGATGACGAGGCACATGATAATGATGAGacacatgatgatgatgatgaagcacatgaggatgatgatgatgatacacaTGAAGAAGCTGAAAAAGAACCAGAACCAGAAGTCAAATATACTGAAGAAGAACAAGCAATTATTAATGAAGCTGAACAATCAAGAATTGAATATCAAAAAGCTGAAAAAGATGTTATGGATTTACAAAATGAACTTCGTTCACTTGAACAAAAAGTTGAACGTGATTATGGTGAAGATAATGTATTTGCATCAATGGATGGTGAATGTTATCAGTATACTGATTTAGAATATGTTTATTCACTTTGTATGTTTGGAAGAACAACACAAAGCTCAAAAATGGGAGGTAGTGAAGTTAATCTTGGACATTGGAATAGTTGGACTGGtcctgataataataaatattctaaaatgaaatatacaaATGGTCTTACATGCTGGAATGGTCCAGCAAGAACAGTTGATGTTGAACTTATTTGtggtaaagaaaataaattaattggcgTTGGTGAACCAAGTAGATGTGaatattcaatgatttttacaACTCCAGCATTATGTCATGCATCAAGTCATCATGATGACGAGACTCGTGATGAATTGTag
- the LOC122848626 gene encoding glucosidase 2 subunit beta isoform X2: MITYLSLISISAVMVLSLELSHVAGSQIPRVRGIPFDKNSLYNPDTFTGCLDGSKKIPFKQVNDDYCDCPDGSDEPGTSACSNGLFHCQNHGHESKDISSSLVNDGVCDCCDASDEYNGKINCQNNCMQLGKEAHAEREKKAALFKEGEELRGQMIKRGKELEIENNEKLAEIRVNFKESESIKIEKERIKLEAEEKESVILEKYKKIEAEKNPVPPIEVSKEHDAEEYFRMLDTDESGTIDLHEMTSKLIFDRDGNGIVSEEEAMYFLGNQDQPNVEEFIYKAWDNIKPIIMKEQAQATPEDPAANVPQDEMKDDEAHDNDETHDDDDEAHEDDDDDTHEEAEKEPEPEVKYTEEEQAIINEAEQSRIEYQKAEKDVMDLQNELRSLEQKVERDYGEDNVFASMDGECYQYTDLEYVYSLCMFGRTTQSSKMGGSEVNLGHWNSWTGPDNNKYSKMKYTNGLTCWNGPARTVDVELICGKENKLIGVGEPSRCEYSMIFTTPALCHASSHHDDETRDEL; this comes from the exons atgataacctatttatcattaatatcaatatcagCAGTGATGGTGCTATCACTAGAATTGAGCCACGTAGCCGGTAGCCAAATACCGAGAGTACGTGGTATaccatttgataaaaattcactTTATAATCCTGATACATTTACTGGATGTCTTGATGgtagtaaaaaaataccatttaaacaagttaatgatgattattgtgATTGTCCTGATGGTAGTGATGAACCAGGTACATCTGCATGTTCAAATGGATTATTTCATTGTCAAAATCATGGACATGAATCAAAGGATATATCATCAAGTCTTGTTAATGATGGTGTTTGTGATTGTTGTGATGCAAGTGATGAATATAatggtaaaattaattgtcaaaataattgtatGCAACTTGGTAAAGAAGCTCATGCTGaacgtgaaaaaaaagcaGCATTATTTAAGGAAGGTGAAGAATTACGTGGACAAATGATAAAACGTGGTAAAGaacttgaaattgaaaataatgaaaaattagctgaaataagagttaattttaaagaatcagaatcaattaaaattgaaaaagaacgTATTAAACTTGAagctgaagaaaaagaaagtgttatacttgaaaaatataaaaaaattgaagctgAAAAAAATCCAGTACCACCAATTGAAGTATCAAAAGAACATGATGCTGAAGAATATTTTAGAATGCTTGATACTGATGAAAGTGGTACAATTGATCTTCATGAAATgacatcaaaattaatatttgatcgTGATGGTAATGGTATTGTTTCTGAAGAAGAAGCTATGTATTTTTTGGGTAATCAAGATCAGCCAAATGTTGAAGAATTCATTTACAAAGCATGGGATAATATCAAGCCAATTATTATGAAAGAACAAG CTCAAGCAACACCTGAAGACCCTGCTGCTAATGTACCACAAGATGAAATGAAAGATGACGAGGCACATGATAATGATGAGacacatgatgatgatgatgaagcacatgaggatgatgatgatgatacacaTGAAGAAGCTGAAAAAGAACCAGAACCAGAAGTCAAATATACTGAAGAAGAACAAGCAATTATTAATGAAGCTGAACAATCAAGAATTGAATATCAAAAAGCTGAAAAAGATGTTATGGATTTACAAAATGAACTTCGTTCACTTGAACAAAAAGTTGAACGTGATTATGGTGAAGATAATGTATTTGCATCAATGGATGGTGAATGTTATCAGTATACTGATTTAGAATATGTTTATTCACTTTGTATGTTTGGAAGAACAACACAAAGCTCAAAAATGGGAGGTAGTGAAGTTAATCTTGGACATTGGAATAGTTGGACTGGtcctgataataataaatattctaaaatgaaatatacaaATGGTCTTACATGCTGGAATGGTCCAGCAAGAACAGTTGATGTTGAACTTATTTGtggtaaagaaaataaattaattggcgTTGGTGAACCAAGTAGATGTGaatattcaatgatttttacaACTCCAGCATTATGTCATGCATCAAGTCATCATGATGACGAGACTCGTGATGAATTGTag
- the LOC122848623 gene encoding actin-related protein 8 isoform X1: protein MPVFLESCSEQSQAQSVIIIHPGSRNLRMGRASDLNPVTVLNAIARRVLPHGKMHRDPFLPPLVPRTKELTQAMEESRLQVSHTLQSCLQSDGRRRYATPPQQISAFNRRSNPDILSPYMNNWTQTDEDVIVGDDVLNINPSENYNIHFPYRRGELNVHSGPGGSLKAVLADLQKIWEFVLINKMSIELKDLKHYRAVLVIPDIYNRHYLKELTTLLLTEIGFGGCFLIQDHVAATFGAGLGYACVVDVGDQKTSVSCVEDGISHRNTRVRIDYGGGDITQTFYWLLQKCAFPYKSCNLSNHLDALLISQLKEDSCHVDLNVCGSKEKVISVKKPKTPIERYTLQVGDECLVAPLSLFQPELFKITGTHNLHVQKRYVGDSEDPHDENYLRETSRRGPKENLEQTLELQEESVTSAVTADDEVVVDNVDSTPNTLANRDQDVPRDFVVGPQQILGLDHAVLQSIDRCPTDELKRKMYSCVLIVGSGMKFQGIGTWLHNRISLQIPYMYRAEQLDIITAPKEMDPGMTVWKGAAISSCLESAQELWIAKEEWQQYGVRVLRERAVFMCVI from the exons atgcCGGTTTTTCTAGAATCTTGTAGTGAG CAAAGTCAAGCACAATCTGTTATTATCATTCATCCAGGTTCACGAAATTTGAGAATGGGACGTGCCTCAGATTTAAATCCTGTAACAGTATTAAATGCAATTGCCAGAAGAGTATTACCACATGGAAAAATGCACAGAGATCCTTTTCTACCACCACTTGTTCCAAGg acgAAAGAATTAACTCAAGCAATGGAAGAATCACGTCTTCAAGTATCCCACACGCTGCAGTCATGTTTACAATCAGATGGTAGACGAAGATATGCAACACCACCACAACAAATATCTGCATTTAATAGACGATCAAATCCCGATATTTTATCACCATATATGAACAACTGGACACAAACAGATGAAGATGTAATTGTTGGTGATGACGTACTAAATATAAATCCAtctgaaaattataatattcattttccaTATCGACGTGGTGAGCTAAATGTTCATTCAGGACCTGGTGGTAGTCTAAAAGCTGTTTTAGctgatttacaaaaaatttgggaatttgttttaattaataaaatgtctaTTGAACTTAAAGACTTGAAACATTATCGTGCTGTACTTGTTATACCAGATATTTATAATAGACATTATCTCAAAGAATTAACAACATTATTGCTGACGGAAATTGGATTTGGTGGGTGTTTTTTAATACag GATCATGTTGCTGCTACATTTGGTGCTGGTTTGGGTTATGCatgtgttgttgatgttggtgATCAAAAAACATCAGTGTCTTGTGTTGAAGATGGTATTTCTCATAGAAATACAAGAGTAAGAATTGATTATGGTGGTGGTGATATAACACAAACATTTTATTGGCTACTTCAAAAATGTGCATTTCCATATAAAAGCtgtaatttatcaaatcattTGGATGCATTATTGATAAGTCAATTGAAAGAAGATTCTTGTCATGTTGATTTAAATGTTTGTGgatcaaaagaaaaagtaatatctgttaaaaaaccaaaaacacCAATTGAAAGATATACTCTtcaa gttGGTGATGAGTGTTTGGTAGCACCACTCAGTTTATTTCAaccagaattatttaaaatcacagGAACACACAATTTACATGTACAAAAACGTTATGTAGGAGATTCAGAAGATCCTCATGATGAAAATTATCTTCGTGAAACAAGT AGAAGAGGCCCAAAAGAAAATCTTGAACAAACACTTGAGCTTCAAGAAGAGTCTGTTACATCAGCAGTAACAGCAGACGATGAAGTTGTCGTTGATAATGTTGATTCAACACCAAATACTCTTGCCAATCGTGATCAAGATGTACCAAGAGATTTTGTTGTTGGTCCTCAACAAATTTTAGGACTTGATCATGCTGTTTTACAAAGCATTGATCGATGTC caACAGATGAATTAAAACGTAAAATGTACAGTTGCGTACTAATTGTTGGATCTGGAATGAAATTTCAAGGTATTGGAACGTGGCTTCACAATCGTATATCACTGCAGATACCTTACATGTACAGAGCAg aACAATTGGATATAATAACAGCACCAAAAGAAATGGATCCAGGTATGACTGTTTGGAAAGGTGCTGCAATATCTAGTTGTCTTGAATCAGCTCAAGAACTCTGGATTGCAAAAGAAGAATGGCAACAATACGGTGTCAGAGTTCTTAGAGAACGTGCTGTATTTATGTG tGTTATTTAG
- the LOC122848623 gene encoding actin-related protein 8 isoform X2 — protein sequence MPVFLESCSEQSQAQSVIIIHPGSRNLRMGRASDLNPVTVLNAIARRVLPHGKMHRDPFLPPLVPRTKELTQAMEESRLQVSHTLQSCLQSDGRRRYATPPQQISAFNRRSNPDILSPYMNNWTQTDEDVIVGDDVLNINPSENYNIHFPYRRGELNVHSGPGGSLKAVLADLQKIWEFVLINKMSIELKDLKHYRAVLVIPDIYNRHYLKELTTLLLTEIGFGGCFLIQDHVAATFGAGLGYACVVDVGDQKTSVSCVEDGISHRNTRVRIDYGGGDITQTFYWLLQKCAFPYKSCNLSNHLDALLISQLKEDSCHVDLNVCGSKEKVISVKKPKTPIERYTLQVGDECLVAPLSLFQPELFKITGTHNLHVQKRYVGDSEDPHDENYLRETSRRGPKENLEQTLELQEESVTSAVTADDEVVVDNVDSTPNTLANRDQDVPRDFVVGPQQILGLDHAVLQSIDRCPTDELKRKMYSCVLIVGSGMKFQGIGTWLHNRISLQIPYMYRAEQLDIITAPKEMDPGMTVWKGAAISSCLESAQELWIAKEEWQQYGVRVLRERAVFMW from the exons atgcCGGTTTTTCTAGAATCTTGTAGTGAG CAAAGTCAAGCACAATCTGTTATTATCATTCATCCAGGTTCACGAAATTTGAGAATGGGACGTGCCTCAGATTTAAATCCTGTAACAGTATTAAATGCAATTGCCAGAAGAGTATTACCACATGGAAAAATGCACAGAGATCCTTTTCTACCACCACTTGTTCCAAGg acgAAAGAATTAACTCAAGCAATGGAAGAATCACGTCTTCAAGTATCCCACACGCTGCAGTCATGTTTACAATCAGATGGTAGACGAAGATATGCAACACCACCACAACAAATATCTGCATTTAATAGACGATCAAATCCCGATATTTTATCACCATATATGAACAACTGGACACAAACAGATGAAGATGTAATTGTTGGTGATGACGTACTAAATATAAATCCAtctgaaaattataatattcattttccaTATCGACGTGGTGAGCTAAATGTTCATTCAGGACCTGGTGGTAGTCTAAAAGCTGTTTTAGctgatttacaaaaaatttgggaatttgttttaattaataaaatgtctaTTGAACTTAAAGACTTGAAACATTATCGTGCTGTACTTGTTATACCAGATATTTATAATAGACATTATCTCAAAGAATTAACAACATTATTGCTGACGGAAATTGGATTTGGTGGGTGTTTTTTAATACag GATCATGTTGCTGCTACATTTGGTGCTGGTTTGGGTTATGCatgtgttgttgatgttggtgATCAAAAAACATCAGTGTCTTGTGTTGAAGATGGTATTTCTCATAGAAATACAAGAGTAAGAATTGATTATGGTGGTGGTGATATAACACAAACATTTTATTGGCTACTTCAAAAATGTGCATTTCCATATAAAAGCtgtaatttatcaaatcattTGGATGCATTATTGATAAGTCAATTGAAAGAAGATTCTTGTCATGTTGATTTAAATGTTTGTGgatcaaaagaaaaagtaatatctgttaaaaaaccaaaaacacCAATTGAAAGATATACTCTtcaa gttGGTGATGAGTGTTTGGTAGCACCACTCAGTTTATTTCAaccagaattatttaaaatcacagGAACACACAATTTACATGTACAAAAACGTTATGTAGGAGATTCAGAAGATCCTCATGATGAAAATTATCTTCGTGAAACAAGT AGAAGAGGCCCAAAAGAAAATCTTGAACAAACACTTGAGCTTCAAGAAGAGTCTGTTACATCAGCAGTAACAGCAGACGATGAAGTTGTCGTTGATAATGTTGATTCAACACCAAATACTCTTGCCAATCGTGATCAAGATGTACCAAGAGATTTTGTTGTTGGTCCTCAACAAATTTTAGGACTTGATCATGCTGTTTTACAAAGCATTGATCGATGTC caACAGATGAATTAAAACGTAAAATGTACAGTTGCGTACTAATTGTTGGATCTGGAATGAAATTTCAAGGTATTGGAACGTGGCTTCACAATCGTATATCACTGCAGATACCTTACATGTACAGAGCAg aACAATTGGATATAATAACAGCACCAAAAGAAATGGATCCAGGTATGACTGTTTGGAAAGGTGCTGCAATATCTAGTTGTCTTGAATCAGCTCAAGAACTCTGGATTGCAAAAGAAGAATGGCAACAATACGGTGTCAGAGTTCTTAGAGAACGTGCTGTATTTATGTGGTGA
- the LOC122848629 gene encoding uncharacterized protein LOC122848629: MSEVNKEMEELAAELGPFSLEDTYDELKEMEKNLREELNQLIKEVTNNKVETFTSTITPEEIDVKKRRYLQALIENINGYDIDIQPTPGTPDMYEKTIADLHQDVKNAEQLLENQAAEMAELKSNIAALEMKKEGLLRMEEACLNQIEEVSNSTYTAEVSFVQKLFSSVKKDLKAVVDKVFPSSPEFQEFLGELTSAYHNGGDEIYINIPPELAICAHFLAEADIGSYHRDDRTKMRLQDLL; encoded by the exons atg tCTGAAGTAAATAAAGAAATGGAAGAACTGGCTGCTGAACTTGGTCCATTTTCATTAGAAGACACATACGATGAACTCaaagaaatggaaaaaaatttacgtgaagaattaaatcaattgataaaagaggtaacaaataataaagttgaaacatttacatcaacaataacaccAGAAGaaattgatgttaaaaaacgTAGATATCTTCAAGCActgattgaaaatataaatggatATGACATTGACATTCAACCAACACCAGGAACACCAGATATGTACGAGAAGACAATTGCTGATTTACATCAAGATGTCAAAAATGCTGAACAATTGCTGGAAAATCAAGCAGCTGAAATGGCTGAATTAAAGAGCAACATTGCAGc tttagaGATGAAAAAAGAGGGCTTGTTGCGAATGGAAGAAGCCTGTTTGAATCAAATCGAGGAAGTTTCTAATTCGACATATACAGCTGAAGTTtcttttgtacaaaaattattttcatcagtaaaaaaagacttg AAAGCAGTTGTTGATAAAGTGTTTCCAAGTTCTCCAGAATTTCAAGAATTTCTCGGT gAATTAACATCAGCATATCACAATGGTGGTGATGAAATTTACATAAACATACCTCCAGAACTAGCAATTTGTGCTCATTTTCTTGCTGAAGCTGATATTGGAAGTTATCATCGTGATGACAGAACCAAAATGCGTTTACAGGATCTTCTCTAA